From Cellulomonas chengniuliangii, the proteins below share one genomic window:
- a CDS encoding heavy metal translocating P-type ATPase — MTAPSAPVGTIDLAVTGMTCASCVARVEKRLNQVPGANATVNLALETAHVELTVPTDEESLLAAVRKAGYDARVTGRHGSAAAAPGPAAADAGPHTAGPHTAGPRTAEHDADATAPTAAHDGAHGMDPVEHALSGHSMAPGHDMEPDEDTSAPTADRGSVLRTRLHVAAVLSVPVLLLSMIPALQFTGWQWVVAALALPVATWAAWPFHRAAFRAARHGASTMDTLVSIGIIAATGWSLWALLLGGAGELGVTMTPTLWPAASTDGMEMAVPELYFEVAAVVTTFLLAGRYAEHRSRRRAGDALRALLDLGAKDVAVLVTGPDGESVEQRVPIDRLRVGDEFVVRPGEKIATDGTVVTGTSAIDASLLTGEPVPVDVAPGDDVTGATMNTSGNLVVRATRVGEETRLAQIGRLVAAAQTGKAPVQRLADRISAVFVPIVLVLAIATLVTWLVTGGGAQAAFTAAVAVLIIACPCALGLATPTALLVGTGRGAQLGILIKGPQVLEQTRAVDTVVLDKTGTVTEGRMTLVDVLAPDGSDDEAADEVLRLAGAVEALSEHPIARAIADAAAELAAARRARVPAGVGEDGVVIGSDQVHDFRNEAGHGVAGVVRVAHDGLGLARRVLVGRPRWLAQQGIRTDDLDAPFQAAEADGATAVMAAWDGRARGVLVLRDPVKATSKQAVAELRALGLRPVLLTGDNLGAARVAAHAVGIPDGDVIAEVLPEEKVQTVERLQALGARVAMVGDGVNDAAALATADLGLAMGTGTDVAIEAADLTLVRGDLRSVPEAIRLSRRTLRIIKQNLFWAFAYNVAAIPLAALGLLNPMIAGAAMAFSSVLVVTNSLRLRTFH; from the coding sequence CCCCCAGCGCGCCGGTCGGCACGATCGACCTCGCGGTCACTGGCATGACGTGCGCGTCGTGCGTCGCGCGGGTCGAGAAGCGCCTGAACCAGGTGCCCGGCGCGAACGCGACCGTGAACCTCGCGCTCGAGACGGCGCACGTCGAGCTCACCGTCCCGACCGACGAGGAGTCGCTGCTCGCGGCCGTCCGCAAGGCCGGCTACGACGCGCGCGTCACCGGTCGACACGGATCGGCCGCAGCGGCGCCCGGGCCCGCGGCGGCCGACGCAGGTCCGCACACCGCGGGTCCGCACACCGCGGGTCCGCGCACCGCAGAGCACGACGCCGACGCCACCGCGCCGACCGCAGCGCACGACGGCGCCCACGGCATGGACCCCGTCGAGCACGCTCTGTCCGGGCACTCGATGGCGCCCGGACACGACATGGAGCCCGACGAGGACACATCGGCGCCCACCGCCGACCGCGGCTCGGTGCTCCGCACCCGCCTGCACGTGGCGGCGGTGCTGTCGGTCCCGGTGCTGCTGCTGTCGATGATCCCGGCGCTGCAGTTCACCGGCTGGCAGTGGGTCGTGGCGGCGCTCGCGCTGCCCGTCGCCACGTGGGCCGCGTGGCCGTTCCACCGCGCCGCCTTCCGGGCCGCGCGGCACGGGGCCTCGACGATGGACACGCTGGTGTCGATCGGCATCATCGCGGCCACCGGCTGGTCGCTGTGGGCCCTGCTGCTCGGCGGGGCCGGCGAGCTCGGCGTCACCATGACGCCGACCCTGTGGCCCGCCGCCTCGACGGACGGCATGGAGATGGCCGTCCCCGAGCTGTACTTCGAGGTGGCCGCCGTGGTCACCACGTTCCTGCTCGCCGGCCGCTACGCCGAGCACCGCTCCCGGCGCCGTGCCGGGGACGCCCTCCGGGCACTGCTCGACCTGGGCGCGAAGGACGTCGCGGTGCTGGTCACCGGGCCCGACGGGGAGAGCGTCGAGCAGAGGGTCCCGATCGACCGCCTGCGCGTGGGCGACGAGTTCGTGGTGCGCCCCGGGGAGAAGATCGCCACCGACGGGACGGTCGTCACCGGCACGAGCGCCATCGACGCCTCGCTGCTGACCGGCGAGCCGGTGCCCGTGGACGTCGCCCCCGGCGACGACGTGACCGGAGCGACGATGAACACCTCCGGGAACCTCGTGGTGCGGGCCACCCGCGTCGGCGAGGAGACCCGGCTCGCGCAGATCGGCCGCCTGGTCGCCGCCGCGCAGACCGGCAAGGCGCCCGTGCAGCGGCTCGCCGACCGGATCTCGGCGGTGTTCGTGCCGATCGTGCTGGTGCTCGCCATCGCCACGCTCGTCACGTGGCTCGTCACAGGCGGCGGCGCGCAGGCCGCGTTCACCGCGGCCGTGGCTGTCCTGATCATCGCGTGCCCCTGCGCCCTGGGCCTCGCGACGCCCACCGCCCTGCTGGTGGGCACCGGCCGCGGCGCCCAGCTGGGCATCCTCATCAAGGGCCCGCAGGTGCTCGAGCAGACCCGCGCGGTCGACACGGTGGTGCTGGACAAGACCGGCACCGTCACCGAGGGCCGGATGACGCTCGTGGACGTGCTGGCGCCCGACGGGTCGGACGACGAGGCGGCGGACGAGGTGCTGCGGCTCGCGGGCGCCGTCGAGGCGCTGTCCGAGCACCCCATCGCGCGCGCCATCGCCGACGCGGCGGCCGAGCTCGCCGCGGCACGCCGCGCCCGCGTCCCGGCGGGTGTCGGCGAGGACGGGGTCGTCATCGGCTCCGACCAGGTGCACGACTTCCGCAACGAGGCCGGGCACGGGGTCGCCGGCGTGGTCCGGGTCGCCCATGACGGCCTGGGCCTGGCTCGTCGCGTGCTGGTGGGCCGGCCCCGCTGGCTCGCTCAGCAGGGGATCCGCACCGACGACCTCGACGCCCCGTTTCAGGCGGCCGAGGCTGACGGCGCCACCGCCGTGATGGCGGCGTGGGACGGCCGGGCGCGGGGGGTCCTCGTGCTCCGCGACCCGGTCAAGGCCACGTCGAAGCAGGCAGTCGCCGAGCTGCGCGCCCTGGGCCTGCGGCCCGTGCTGCTGACCGGCGACAACCTGGGCGCGGCACGCGTCGCAGCCCACGCGGTCGGCATCCCCGACGGGGACGTGATCGCCGAGGTGCTGCCCGAGGAGAAGGTGCAGACCGTCGAGCGCCTGCAGGCGCTGGGCGCCCGCGTGGCGATGGTCGGCGACGGCGTGAACGACGCCGCCGCCCTCGCCACCGCCGACCTGGGCCTGGCGATGGGCACCGGAACCGACGTGGCCATCGAGGCCGCCGACCTCACCCTCGTGCGCGGCGACCTGCGCTCGGTGCCCGAGGCCATCCGGCTCTCCCGCCGCACCCTGCGGATCATCAAGCAGAACCTGTTCTGGGCGTTCGCCTACAACGTCGCGGCCATCCCGCTCGCCGCGCTGGGCCTGCTCAACCCGATGATCGCGGGCGCCGCGATGGCGTTCTCCTCGGTGCTCGTGGTGACCAACTCGCTGCGGCTGCGCACGTTCCACTAG
- a CDS encoding GNAT family N-acetyltransferase, translating to MGGVGGLVRDAGIGDVAAICQFGEAHIRPHYTPLIGAEAADAQVRLWWNEEQIDAAVNGGLVVVGEDEGRVVGVGQRGRSGADQVIYKLYVDPGRLGCGWGPRLVEALIRQMPSDADRVCVEHFAANVRAGAFYEREGFTVERVEPSASGHPALDVVWRARPLGTGRA from the coding sequence GTGGGAGGAGTCGGAGGGCTCGTGCGGGATGCCGGGATCGGCGACGTCGCCGCGATCTGCCAGTTCGGCGAGGCTCACATCCGCCCGCACTACACGCCGCTGATCGGCGCGGAGGCCGCTGACGCGCAGGTGCGCCTGTGGTGGAACGAGGAGCAGATCGATGCTGCCGTGAACGGCGGCCTGGTCGTCGTCGGGGAGGACGAGGGCCGGGTGGTGGGCGTCGGGCAGCGGGGTCGGAGCGGCGCCGACCAGGTGATCTACAAGCTTTACGTGGATCCCGGGCGCCTGGGCTGCGGGTGGGGTCCTCGGCTCGTCGAGGCGCTGATCCGGCAGATGCCCTCGGATGCGGACCGTGTGTGCGTCGAGCACTTCGCGGCCAACGTGCGCGCGGGGGCGTTCTACGAGCGTGAGGGTTTCACCGTGGAGAGGGTGGAGCCAAGTGCCTCCGGACACCCGGCGCTCGACGTGGTGTGGCGCGCGCGGCCGCTGGGCACGGGACGCGCGTGA
- a CDS encoding glyoxalase superfamily protein has product MPASRTSPPTPPTTPPRHRSVRSLSRLGQQGATPRTTAGTRPPGRSAASGCRRRARRWGCAAGVRPAASRQGVDEMDFRLELVFVPVSDVDRAKAFYADKVGFVVDQDQKVSDDLRFVQLTPPGSACSISIGVGLSDAAPGSTRGLQVVVDDADSAREFLLAHGVDAPPVEEFPWGRFTGFSDPDGNQWAVQQLPPR; this is encoded by the coding sequence ATCCCGGCATCCCGCACGAGCCCTCCGACTCCTCCCACTACGCCCCCTCGCCACAGGTCCGTCCGGTCCCTCAGCAGGCTAGGCCAGCAGGGCGCGACGCCCAGGACGACGGCCGGCACGCGCCCTCCTGGTCGATCAGCGGCGAGCGGGTGTCGGAGGCGGGCGAGACGATGGGGGTGCGCCGCTGGCGTTCGGCCGGCGGCCAGTCGGCAGGGGGTCGATGAGATGGACTTCAGGCTCGAGCTCGTGTTCGTCCCGGTCAGCGACGTGGACCGGGCCAAGGCGTTCTACGCCGACAAGGTCGGTTTCGTGGTCGATCAAGACCAGAAGGTCTCCGACGACCTGCGCTTCGTGCAGCTCACCCCGCCCGGATCGGCCTGCTCGATCTCGATCGGCGTCGGCCTCTCAGACGCCGCGCCGGGGTCGACCAGGGGCCTGCAGGTGGTGGTCGACGACGCCGACTCTGCCCGGGAGTTCCTGCTCGCCCACGGCGTCGACGCCCCGCCCGTGGAGGAGTTCCCGTGGGGCCGCTTCACCGGGTTCAGCGACCCCGACGGCAACCAGTGGGCCGTCCAGCAGCTGCCGCCCCGATGA
- a CDS encoding ABC transporter permease has protein sequence MTARAVPEPVALPSEPGALRSWASLAMLHGRYQFLETVRVPIAVIGNLLFPALAMFFFVVPQQAVAQDPVAATAAVSQLGTFAVISACMFSFGAGVAEDRALPFDPFVRTLPAGVGPRMAGRVLNGIVWCFLALVPLVLIAALFTQASLSAGELLGGLGMVPVVAFVFLLLGLAIGYSLSAKSAIAVVQAVLFPLAFAGGLFMPPQIFPAWLEVASRALPTRAARDLVVQVTSGVPAYGLAVPVLAGWAAVFAALAVMAYRRDEGRRFH, from the coding sequence ATGACCGCCCGCGCCGTCCCCGAGCCCGTCGCACTCCCGTCGGAGCCGGGCGCCCTGCGCTCGTGGGCCAGCCTGGCGATGCTGCACGGCCGCTACCAGTTCCTGGAGACCGTGCGGGTGCCCATCGCGGTGATCGGCAACCTCCTGTTCCCGGCACTGGCCATGTTCTTCTTCGTGGTGCCGCAGCAGGCGGTCGCCCAGGACCCTGTCGCGGCCACCGCCGCGGTGTCGCAGCTCGGCACGTTCGCCGTCATCTCGGCGTGCATGTTCAGCTTCGGGGCGGGCGTCGCGGAAGACCGCGCCCTGCCCTTCGACCCGTTTGTTCGCACGTTGCCCGCCGGGGTCGGGCCACGGATGGCCGGCCGGGTGCTCAACGGCATCGTGTGGTGCTTCCTCGCCCTGGTGCCGCTCGTCCTCATCGCGGCACTGTTCACCCAGGCCTCGTTGAGCGCTGGCGAGCTGCTCGGCGGGCTCGGCATGGTGCCCGTCGTGGCGTTCGTGTTCCTGCTGCTCGGCCTCGCCATCGGGTACTCGCTCAGCGCCAAGTCGGCCATCGCCGTCGTGCAGGCCGTGCTGTTCCCGCTGGCCTTCGCCGGCGGGCTGTTCATGCCGCCGCAGATCTTCCCGGCCTGGCTCGAAGTCGCCTCCCGCGCGCTTCCCACCCGCGCCGCCCGCGACCTGGTGGTCCAGGTGACGAGCGGTGTGCCCGCCTATGGCCTGGCCGTGCCGGTGCTCGCCGGATGGGCGGCGGTCTTCGCGGCACTGGCGGTCATGGCCTACCGCCGCGACGAAGGGCGCCGCTTCCACTGA
- a CDS encoding ABC transporter ATP-binding protein, which yields MSAAVIQFDGVTRRFGDVLALDDVTLEVGAGELVGLLGPNGAGKTTLLSLVSGLRRPDSGTVTLCGQDPRDAAARIGLGTTPQETGLPDSLKVREVVDFVGGHYPDPMPRGELLERFGLEGLAARQTGGLSGGQKRRLAVALALVGRPRVVLLDEPTTGLDVEARHILWQALLDYHADGATILLTSHYLEEIEALAQRVVVIGDGRVLADDSLAAVLDLVAVRRVVLSAPGAEAAALAALPGVVGVRHEAERWTLLAADADRVVRELVRADVPFSGLEVRGASLEEAFLALTSAEPTAPDPVADDGLPLFAERSAAERRRSERRRAAAGRDPDRRTADRRQGARRANEENPR from the coding sequence ATGAGCGCCGCTGTGATCCAGTTCGACGGCGTGACGCGCCGGTTCGGCGACGTCCTGGCCCTCGACGACGTGACACTCGAGGTGGGCGCCGGGGAGCTCGTGGGCCTGCTCGGCCCCAACGGCGCCGGCAAGACCACCCTGCTCAGCCTCGTCAGCGGCCTGCGCCGCCCCGACTCCGGAACCGTCACGCTGTGCGGGCAGGACCCTCGCGACGCCGCGGCGCGGATCGGCCTGGGCACCACCCCGCAGGAGACCGGGCTGCCGGACTCGCTCAAGGTGCGCGAGGTCGTCGACTTCGTGGGCGGCCACTATCCGGACCCCATGCCCCGTGGCGAGCTGCTCGAGCGGTTCGGCCTGGAAGGGCTCGCCGCGCGCCAGACCGGGGGGCTGTCCGGCGGGCAGAAACGCCGGCTCGCCGTGGCGCTCGCGCTGGTGGGGCGCCCCCGCGTGGTGCTCCTTGACGAGCCCACCACGGGCCTCGACGTCGAGGCCCGGCACATCCTGTGGCAAGCGTTGCTGGACTACCACGCCGACGGCGCCACCATCCTGCTCACCAGCCACTACTTGGAGGAGATCGAGGCGCTGGCCCAGCGGGTCGTCGTGATCGGCGATGGCCGGGTGCTGGCCGACGACTCGCTGGCCGCGGTGCTCGACCTCGTCGCGGTGCGTCGCGTGGTGCTGTCCGCCCCGGGCGCCGAGGCCGCCGCGCTGGCGGCGCTGCCCGGCGTCGTGGGCGTGCGGCACGAGGCGGAGCGGTGGACGCTGCTGGCCGCCGACGCCGATCGGGTGGTCCGCGAGCTGGTCCGGGCCGACGTCCCGTTCAGCGGGCTGGAGGTCCGTGGCGCGTCGCTCGAGGAGGCGTTCCTGGCGCTCACCAGCGCCGAGCCCACCGCCCCCGACCCCGTCGCCGACGACGGGCTGCCGCTGTTCGCCGAGCGCTCCGCGGCCGAGCGCCGCAGGTCAGAGCGCCGCCGCGCCGCAGCCGGTCGAGACCCGGACCGCCGCACCGCGGACCGCCGCCAGGGCGCCCGCCGCGCGAACGAGGAGAACCCCCGATGA
- a CDS encoding transcriptional regulator → MTDVELDPVIHAQARLRVVATLAALPAGDRIAFTRLQELLDMTAGNLSTHARKLEEAEYVAVTKTHKGRTPVTYLELTTTGRLAFERYRRSLAQLLGGPS, encoded by the coding sequence ATGACCGACGTCGAGCTCGACCCCGTCATCCACGCACAGGCCCGCCTCCGCGTCGTCGCCACCCTGGCCGCGCTCCCCGCCGGGGACCGCATCGCCTTCACCCGGCTGCAGGAGCTGCTCGACATGACCGCCGGCAACCTCTCGACGCACGCGCGCAAGCTCGAGGAGGCTGAGTACGTAGCCGTCACCAAGACCCACAAGGGCCGCACGCCCGTGACCTACCTCGAGCTGACCACCACCGGCCGGCTCGCCTTCGAGCGCTACCGTCGCTCGCTCGCGCAGCTGCTGGGAGGGCCGTCATGA
- a CDS encoding CPBP family intramembrane glutamic endopeptidase has translation MRRRVTAEVWIVLGLSLGQSAVYALVNIVARLTADAPLSSQSTTLNPSRSPRPYLDLTYQLLNIGFALLPVALALYLLSANGRSAVRRIGLDLVRPWRDLATGVGLAALIGIPGLGLYVLGRAIGITVEVQASALNAAWWTIPVLILSALQNALLEEVIAVGYLTERLRDLRWGALPIVTASALLRGSYHLYQGIGPFVGNVVMGVVFAEYYRRRRRVMPLVVAHTLLDIVAFVGYALLPVEVREALGIR, from the coding sequence ATGCGGCGCCGGGTCACCGCCGAGGTCTGGATCGTCCTCGGCCTCTCGCTCGGCCAGTCCGCCGTGTACGCCCTGGTCAACATCGTCGCCCGCCTCACCGCCGACGCGCCGCTGTCCAGCCAGTCCACGACCCTCAACCCGAGCCGCTCGCCACGGCCCTACCTGGACCTCACCTACCAGCTGCTCAACATCGGGTTCGCGCTGCTGCCGGTCGCCCTCGCGCTCTACCTGCTGTCCGCCAACGGGCGCAGCGCGGTGCGCCGCATCGGCCTCGACCTCGTGCGCCCGTGGCGCGATCTCGCCACCGGGGTCGGGCTCGCCGCGCTCATCGGGATTCCCGGGCTGGGGCTGTACGTGCTGGGGCGAGCCATCGGCATCACCGTGGAGGTGCAGGCCTCGGCGCTGAACGCCGCATGGTGGACGATCCCCGTCCTCATCCTCTCCGCGCTGCAGAACGCGCTCCTCGAAGAGGTGATCGCGGTCGGCTATCTCACGGAGCGGCTGCGCGACCTGCGCTGGGGCGCCCTGCCGATCGTCACCGCGAGCGCCCTGCTGCGCGGCTCCTACCACCTCTACCAAGGCATCGGGCCGTTCGTCGGCAACGTGGTGATGGGCGTCGTCTTCGCCGAGTACTACCGCCGACGGCGCCGGGTGATGCCGCTGGTGGTGGCGCACACGCTGCTCGACATCGTCGCGTTCGTCGGGTACGCACTGCTGCCCGTCGAGGTCCGCGAGGCGCTCGGCATCCGGTGA
- a CDS encoding flippase-like domain-containing protein has product MPDTPSGALGVSHTPEAEDEQAQSRPSEQQTEVIDGVEISDTPTVRVHHPGDLVGVVTSALGAVLLMVLATYAQNTTTGVAEDVQGFASVLRSILIVPVAVLEGIVTLVVPVAVLTELAVRRLGRQVLEALGAGIAALLLCSAMEWALTTFGTSDLVDGLSVRVGGDWTLTVPGYVALLAGLLTTAGPRGRRKTIRWSWNLLWVAIGVVVITGQVSLPGVMIALLVGRVAGLGMRYLAGVQSERAYGAGLIAGIRRVGFDPERVIRVPEPEPGEERQRIAADAYTRNAEHRLYSLTTTDGRLLDVLAFDGDRQVVGSLSRLWRSLRLRGIDGRSVVSMRQAAERSALLSYAARSAGVRTPQLLRIAEAQDSMLLIQEHLPSAAPLADLKPDEITDEVLEAIWSQLRAAHAAGLAHRALTSDSILVDSLLGQPVVWLVGWETGDVASSELARRMDVTQVIALLALRVGASRAVQSAVAVLPDAEIAAVGPLLQTIALPRQTREEMRQHKDVMAELRSALVKRLPEADVEPTQLVRFGARTLLTIVLTVVAAVIVLTTVNVKEISDAVAQSDWRWSIVAFGLGLFTHFAAALVFVAFSPVRLSIWKATLTQTSAAFVAVAAPAGIGPAALNLRMLTKRGVSTTLAAATVALVQVSQFVVTIVLLLVLSVASGTNQAERFKVPPLAPVIGAVIVVLVAALLLVPSIRQWAMSKVVPTLQQTWPRLIEVVGQPRRLALAFAGNVGMTLGYVFAFEACLAAFGEQLTLIQVALIYLAGNTAGAVVPVPGGIGTIEVSMIALLAGSGVNAGVATSVVLLFRALTYWLRIPIGWVAMRYMQRKGEL; this is encoded by the coding sequence ATGCCTGACACGCCGAGCGGAGCCCTCGGCGTCAGCCATACCCCGGAGGCGGAGGACGAGCAGGCGCAGTCCCGGCCGTCCGAGCAGCAGACCGAGGTCATCGACGGCGTCGAGATCTCCGACACCCCCACCGTGCGGGTGCACCACCCGGGCGACCTCGTCGGGGTGGTCACGTCCGCCCTGGGCGCCGTGCTGCTCATGGTGCTGGCCACGTACGCGCAGAACACCACGACGGGTGTCGCCGAGGACGTGCAGGGCTTCGCCTCCGTGCTGCGCAGCATCCTCATCGTCCCCGTGGCCGTGCTCGAGGGGATCGTCACCCTCGTCGTCCCGGTCGCGGTGCTCACCGAGCTCGCGGTGCGGCGGCTCGGGCGCCAGGTGCTCGAGGCGCTGGGCGCGGGGATCGCCGCGCTGCTGCTGTGCTCCGCCATGGAATGGGCGCTCACCACGTTCGGCACCTCCGACCTCGTCGACGGGCTCTCCGTGCGGGTGGGCGGCGACTGGACGCTGACCGTGCCGGGCTACGTCGCGCTGCTGGCAGGGCTGCTCACCACCGCGGGGCCGCGCGGACGGCGCAAGACCATCCGCTGGTCCTGGAACCTGCTGTGGGTGGCCATCGGCGTCGTCGTCATCACCGGCCAGGTGTCGCTGCCCGGGGTGATGATCGCGCTGCTGGTGGGGCGCGTCGCCGGACTGGGCATGCGCTACCTCGCCGGCGTGCAGTCCGAGCGGGCCTACGGCGCCGGGCTCATCGCCGGCATCCGACGCGTCGGGTTCGACCCCGAGCGGGTGATCCGGGTCCCCGAGCCCGAGCCGGGCGAGGAGCGGCAGCGCATCGCCGCCGACGCCTACACCCGCAACGCAGAGCACCGGCTCTACTCGCTCACCACCACCGACGGCAGGCTGCTGGACGTGCTCGCCTTCGACGGCGACCGACAGGTCGTCGGCAGCCTCTCGCGGCTGTGGCGCTCGCTGCGCCTGCGCGGGATCGACGGCCGCTCCGTGGTGTCCATGCGCCAGGCCGCCGAGCGGTCCGCGCTGCTCTCGTACGCCGCGCGCTCGGCCGGGGTCCGGACCCCCCAGCTGCTCCGCATCGCCGAGGCGCAGGACTCGATGCTGCTGATCCAGGAGCACCTCCCCTCGGCGGCGCCGCTCGCGGACCTCAAGCCCGACGAGATCACCGACGAGGTGCTCGAGGCGATCTGGTCGCAGCTGCGGGCCGCGCACGCCGCCGGCCTGGCGCACCGCGCGCTGACGAGCGACTCGATCCTGGTCGACAGCCTGCTGGGCCAGCCCGTCGTGTGGCTGGTGGGCTGGGAGACCGGGGACGTCGCCTCGTCCGAGCTGGCCCGCCGGATGGACGTCACCCAGGTGATCGCGCTGCTCGCGCTCCGGGTCGGCGCCTCCCGGGCGGTGCAGTCCGCCGTGGCGGTCCTGCCCGACGCGGAGATCGCCGCCGTGGGCCCGCTGCTGCAGACCATCGCGCTGCCACGCCAGACCCGCGAGGAGATGCGGCAGCACAAGGACGTCATGGCCGAGTTGCGCTCGGCGCTGGTCAAGCGCCTGCCCGAGGCGGACGTCGAGCCCACCCAACTCGTCCGGTTCGGCGCCCGGACGCTGCTCACGATCGTCCTGACGGTCGTGGCCGCGGTGATCGTCCTCACCACCGTCAACGTCAAGGAGATCAGCGACGCCGTCGCCCAGAGCGACTGGCGCTGGAGCATCGTCGCGTTCGGGCTCGGGCTGTTCACCCACTTCGCGGCGGCCCTGGTGTTCGTGGCGTTCTCGCCCGTGCGGCTGTCCATCTGGAAGGCCACGCTCACGCAGACCTCCGCCGCGTTCGTCGCGGTCGCGGCCCCGGCGGGGATCGGCCCAGCGGCGCTCAACCTGCGGATGCTCACCAAGCGCGGGGTGTCGACCACGCTCGCCGCCGCGACGGTGGCCCTCGTCCAGGTCTCGCAGTTCGTGGTGACCATCGTGCTGCTGCTGGTGCTGTCGGTCGCCTCGGGCACCAACCAGGCCGAGCGGTTCAAGGTGCCCCCGCTGGCGCCCGTCATCGGCGCCGTCATCGTGGTGCTGGTGGCGGCGCTGCTGCTGGTGCCGAGCATTCGGCAGTGGGCGATGAGCAAGGTCGTGCCCACGCTGCAGCAGACCTGGCCCCGCCTCATCGAGGTGGTCGGCCAGCCCCGGCGCCTTGCCCTGGCCTTCGCCGGCAACGTGGGCATGACGCTCGGCTACGTGTTCGCCTTCGAGGCCTGCCTCGCGGCCTTCGGCGAGCAGCTCACCCTCATCCAGGTCGCGCTGATCTACCTGGCCGGGAACACGGCCGGCGCCGTCGTCCCGGTGCCCGGCGGCATCGGCACCATCGAGGTGAGCATGATCGCGCTGCTCGCCGGGTCAGGTGTCAACGCCGGTGTGGCGACCTCGGTGGTGCTCTTGTTCCGGGCGCTCACGTACTGGCTGCGGATCCCGATCGGCTGGGTCGCGATGCGGTACATGCAGCGCAAGGGCGAGCTCTAG
- a CDS encoding SHOCT domain-containing protein: MEWDSVWDFLWIAIWAFLFVVYLMILFQILADIFRDRGLSGWWKALWIIGLVVFPFLTALLYIIFRGTGMAHRQAEAAQHVQAETDQYIRQVAGRSPAQEIQHAKELYDAGVIDDAEFTQLKAKALA, translated from the coding sequence ATGGAGTGGGACAGCGTGTGGGACTTCTTGTGGATCGCGATCTGGGCCTTCTTGTTCGTGGTCTACCTCATGATCTTGTTCCAGATCCTCGCGGACATCTTCCGCGACCGAGGGCTGAGCGGCTGGTGGAAGGCGCTGTGGATCATCGGGCTGGTGGTCTTCCCGTTCCTGACCGCGCTGCTGTACATCATCTTCCGCGGCACGGGCATGGCCCATCGGCAGGCCGAGGCCGCCCAGCACGTTCAGGCTGAGACGGACCAGTACATCCGGCAGGTCGCGGGCAGGTCTCCCGCCCAGGAGATCCAGCATGCCAAGGAGCTCTACGACGCCGGGGTGATCGACGACGCGGAGTTCACCCAGCTCAAGGCCAAAGCGCTCGCCTGA
- a CDS encoding Pr6Pr family membrane protein produces MHLIVGVFRLLVAAIGIVGVREIWLGDDLPGLVYFTNQSNLLLVVVMAWAGVGSLRAATRRGAPPATSSRLDGPPAWLKGAATLFILIAGLVYAVILEPGDPQPELILGLTDSDLVHVVTPIAALADFVLVDPHRRLRLRLALAWLAYPLAYCLFTTVRGAVAPELGYPYGFVDVAVHGYAGLLVNVALYGVGFWVLGAIIIGLDRVLPTRSLLAPPRLASIPESAPPPGSAQDDPLRGDVRGTRA; encoded by the coding sequence ATGCACCTGATCGTCGGCGTGTTCCGCCTGCTCGTCGCCGCGATCGGGATCGTCGGCGTGCGCGAGATCTGGCTGGGCGACGACCTGCCCGGGCTCGTCTACTTCACCAACCAGTCGAACCTGCTGCTCGTGGTCGTGATGGCCTGGGCCGGTGTCGGGTCGTTGCGCGCCGCCACCCGCCGGGGCGCGCCCCCAGCCACCAGCAGCAGGCTCGACGGGCCGCCCGCCTGGCTCAAAGGCGCCGCGACGCTGTTCATCCTCATCGCCGGGCTCGTCTACGCCGTCATCCTCGAGCCGGGCGATCCGCAGCCCGAGCTCATTCTGGGCCTGACGGACTCCGACCTGGTGCACGTGGTGACCCCGATCGCGGCCCTCGCCGACTTCGTGCTCGTCGACCCCCACCGCAGGCTGCGCCTGAGGCTGGCCCTCGCGTGGCTCGCGTACCCGCTCGCGTACTGCCTGTTCACGACCGTGCGCGGCGCGGTCGCCCCCGAGCTCGGGTACCCGTACGGCTTCGTCGACGTGGCCGTGCACGGGTACGCAGGCCTGCTGGTCAACGTCGCGCTGTACGGCGTCGGGTTCTGGGTGCTCGGGGCGATCATCATCGGCCTCGACCGGGTGCTGCCCACGCGGTCCCTGCTGGCGCCCCCGCGCCTGGCCTCAATCCCGGAATCTGCGCCTCCGCCCGGGTCTGCCCAGGATGACCCGCTTCGAGGGGACGTGCGTGGAACGCGCGCCTAG